CAGTCTGTATTCAAATTGTGGAATATAAACGTCACGGTTCAACAGTTCCCTGAGTTGGTTGTAATCATCCATCGAATCGCGCCAATACCATAGATAATTCTGTCCAATCCACTCGCTAGGCTGAATGATGGCACGGGCGGGTAACAGTTTGTCATTTTGGAAAAGGCAACGGTTATCGATTTGGGACACAACACAGACCGACTTGCCATCATGCCAGTGAGTCAGTAAAAATTCTGTTACCCGTTGATAGTCGTCATCCGGTCTAAGAGTGATGGGGTTGACCTTTGGGTTGACGGGTTCCGATGGTTTAGGGTTTGAGTTAGGGGTTGAATTGGACATAGTTGCACTCGTTCCTATTTTTCTTAATCCTTGCTTGGCTCCGTTGTAAAGCAATCGCACCTCACCCCACTTCGCCGCCGTTTCCGTCAACCAGTCCTCTATATCCTTATAAATAGATAAAACTTCCCCCTGCCTTAGTCCATTGGGAGCGATAAAAGCTAATCCTGATGAACTGATAGCGGGTTCCCAGTTAGCTATGACATGGGGTGTTTTTAGTTCGTTTGTTTCCATGATGTTTATCCCGGCAGCGTTGTAGAACAGCTTGGTCAATGTCGAGGGTATCAGCCAATAACGCGAGTTCAACATCCTCTAATGGCTTCCCTTCAATAGCCTTACAGAGAACGGGTTGAATGTCGTTTGTGTCTATACCTTTATGGCTAGATGTTTGATTTAGCGTGTCTATACCCTGTTCCCAGTTGGCAACATCAAACTCAATCAATGCCAACCCTCTAGCCTTCATGTTGGTGTAAAGCTCAAGGCACATCTTCTTAAATTTGAAGTGCAATGGCTCCGGTGGGTCTATCTTGAACGGTTTTGTCTTGTCGAGATGGTCATTGTTCATTTGTACAGTACATATTACCTCTACACCTATTATTACCCCAATATCTCACCGTGCGCTTTATTGTACGCAAGTACAAGAATGTTTACATAAGTATCTTGACACTTACGGGTAATTAGTGTCATATTACTTACCATAGACCTCTAGGACATCCCCTGATGGTTCCCTTGAGAAGTCTAGCACCGTACCTCGACAATCAAACAGCTAACCCTAGCACGTTCTTAGGAACCGCTACATGGGAGCATTAACACATTTCTATTAACAGGAAATCTAATGGAATATCTCGATAAAGAATCAATGGGGTATTATGAGCGATTAATTTATGAAGCTGTAATCGATCCTGAAATTATCCCAGCTGAAATTATACCCGATAATCAACGGGTAAGACTGATTAAGAACGGGGACAGAAAGGCAGTTTATAAACCCGTTGGAGTGTTGGCAAAAGAATTAAAACGCAAGCCACAAACCTTAAGAGATTGGGCAAAACTGTTATTAATTTACTCGCCTGATTTCTACCAACATTTTAAGCCTAGAACTGCCTACAACCCTTATGTACAGGAATGGCTGAAACGTATTAACGAATATGATTTATCCGAGCCATCATCTGCACCACGTCCTCAAATCATAGAGGATTACATTCAACTCAACGCAACACTTTACACCTTCAAAACATTCACCGAGGAACTACAAAATGAGTACACAACAGAAGCCACAATCAACGCTGCAAAAATTATCAAAGTCGCTTAATGTTTCTGAGACAGAATTATTAATCGCTATCAAACAAATGGGTTTAAATCCCAATGACCCGGATATCATTTCTTTTGGTGTTCCTATTGCTAATCACCTGAAGGGAGTTAAACCAACGGCCCTCAACGGAAAACCGCCGGAAACACCCAAAGCACCGGAATCCTTCTCGATTAATGACTCCGATGATTTTATCGACTGGGAGGAAGTTGAAGAGGAACTGGGTGAGGGAGCGTTGGCACTTGTTCAAGAATTGGGACTAAACCAAGATTGCATCACCCAGTCTGATTTAGCCGCCCTCCGAGAATTGGCTTTATCTAATCCAGTCCATCAGAACTTGGCTGATCATATTGGTGCAGTTGGGAGCGTAACACAAGGCTTGACCAATGAACACATCAGACAGGAATTTGAGAAAGGTTTAGCTATTGGTGAGGCGGGTTCTGTTGCCCTTCTTACTGGATTACTCCAGAGCCAATTAAACGGGCTTGAACAAGCTTACAACTTGCAAACTGCTATCAACACGGACTTTCAGAAAATACTAAACTCCCAACTCGAAAAACTGGGAAAAACCAATCAGGGGAAGCCAGACGAAACAGTGGAAACACTGGGGAAAAAAGCCACAGCCAATCAACAATCGAGTGCAAAAAAAACAACAGTTCGCAACAGCAAACTGGATGTAATGGCTATCAAGAAATCATTGCAGAAATAAAACAATTAAAAGAGACGGTAATCCTTTTGGAGAGCCGTCTCTCGACTTGCAAAAATACATCTGAGGTAGCATTCATGAATAGAATTTTATCACGAATTAAGCAATTAATTAAACAGTTTGAAGCCATTTCACCTAATCATTACGATGGTTTGGTTATGCAGATGATGGGAGGTTTTTAGATGGATAGCTTTGACTTTTACTTAAGGATTAAAAGATATTCAATCTCAATTAATCCTAAATTTATTCAGATTGACAAATGGGATGGATTTAATTTTGATTCATACCCTATTTTCCGGTTTGATTTCCCCCAAAAAAAACACCTCAAACCTAAGCCGGAACCTAAACCGATTATCACTGATGATGATGACTTTGATCCTATCCCATTCTGAGGAGAATTAAACATGAGTAATGAGAAACTATTTTACTTTTACCTCGGTGGGATTATGACGGGGTTAACTATTTTAATCCTTCAGTATTCGAGGCAATTGGAAACCCGTAATGCTTATCAGCAAGGCACTATAGACAATCAACGGTTATGGCTGGAACATGAGAAAGGGGAGAAATGGTAAATGGGCATTCTATCAGCGATCGCTAATTTTTTCACGGGAGGTGATACCAACCTTGACCGCCTCCCTAACCTTAACGAAAATGCAATTTCACCCGATAACTTCTCACCTAATGACTCAAACCTTTACACATCATCTCAACTTGTTAGAGAGGCAAATGAGCGAGGCTGGTTAATCGATGATGAACTGGTAAAACAGTCCTCAGAAATTGCTAAGAATGTTAAGAAAAACGCTAAGAACGTTAAGAAGTTCGGTAAAAATATTAAAGCAATTTCTAAAGGTGAAATAACCACAGCAAAAGAGATGAGTAAAATTATCGCTTTGACTGCTTCTAACGATGCCAATAAGTACGGAATAACAACCGAGACTCAATCATTGTTGGATGCTCAAACCGCAGCTATAGAGGCAGCTAAAGCCAACTACAGGGAACAATTAAAAGCCAATAATCAACGGATGAACGAGCTACTAAATAACGTTAAATCTAGTCGAGACAGGTTAAGAGGACGGTGATAAACAATGGCTAGGGTATTGAATTTTATTGGCTACTTTATCGGGTCTATTTGTTGGGTTTCGTTAGTCGGTTTAATCAGTAGGTTTTACACCCAGTTACACCCTTGGTACTGGGTATTTTTTTTAGTCTTTTTAACCGCCTTGATTGCCTTGGGTTCCTTCTACGGGAGGAAAGCCTACACCGGACTACTCAACACATCAGAAGCGGTCTTATTTGGGATATTAATTGTTTTATTTGTTGGGGCTGTGTTGGGAGGAATAGCCAGCCATGTCTAACCCAATTCTTATTAGTTCCGCTTTGTGGACTGCCACCGGGTTCTTAGGTATGGTCTGGGGATTAAGTCAACCGTTCCCCAGTCCTAACAAATTTTATGGTTTTGCTGCGGGAGCGATCGCCAGTACCATCGGAACGGCTCTAAGTTATCCTGCTATGAAACGAAGTGAACGTGGCATCATCAGACAGGATACGGCGGACACCATTTTCGATATCGGTGAGGCTGCAACCATTGAGCGATATAAACAGGCTGTATTCCCAGTTCCCCGGATGCCAGACTTGAACATTCACAACCATATTTTAGGGATGATGCCAGGGGATGAACAAGAGACTGAAGATAAACCGCCAATAGTTGCTTTTGATTCAATCCTTGATAGAGGCGTGGGTATCTGTTTATTTGGTGATAGTGGCTCCGGTAAATCGAGCGCGGCTAAATATTTAATCGGTTTAGCTAGTCGAGGAGAACCAATCAAATTAATAGTTTGTGACCCACATTACGACGGCGGGGGTGATTGGGGTTCTGACACTTTGATAATTGACGATTACGACATGATTTTAAAGTGTCTCAGAGCATCACTGGATGAACTGGATAAGCGCAAAAAGTTAAGAAAGGAAGGCGTTAAAAGTTTTCCTAAGTTAGTGTTCATTTGGGATGAGTGGCCGTCAGTCCGAGTCGCAGCAAAACGAGCAAAATTAGACATCTGTGAGGAAGCTGTAATCCGTCTCGGTTCTGAATGCAGAAAGTATGATATGTTATCAATTTTTTGCAGTCAAAGCGGAAACACTAAGGCTATGGGATTAGAAGGTATGGGTGACTTTCTACAGAATTTCTCACTGATTAGATTGGGTAAAATTTCTGTTAAGCACGCTAAGAACTTACCAGACCAACGGGTTCTTAATTGCCTTCAGTCTGTAGGTTATCCGTGTTTAGTTGATGATGATTTATCACAACATCCTACTCATGGCAACTACCCGGAATTCCGCAACGGTCAACCCCCCTTAAACCTTCTACCAGTTCGGACTGTTCCTATCACTTTGGATGAGTTAATCGGTGATGAGATTTACGTCGAGAGACAGTCAGGAACACCTAAACAACCGCCTAAGACTTCACCTTCTAACCCATCGTTTGATATCAGGAAGTTAGAAAAAACTCCAGACAATAACACCAGTCCTGATGATAAATTTATGGAGATATTGGCATTCTGCAAGGCTAACAATGGCGCAACAGTCCGTGATATTCAACGCTCACCAGTTGGTTCAAATTTGTCATCAGATGCCGTTAAATATGCGTTTGAATGGTTAGAAAAAAATGGTCATGGGACGGTAACTATTGAAAACGGTAGAGGGGGAACAAGGGTATCGTTCACCCCTAACTAACTGTCAAGTGTCATAAGTGTCATTTTAACTGTCAGGAAACTGTCAGCCCGTCATAGAGGGTGTCCTAGCTGTCACTAGCTGTCAGAGGATACCCCTAAAACTACCCCTATCCCCCCTCTCTCGACACCTGACAGATGACACTTGACAGCAAAATACTGAAGAGGAATTGTTGACATGAACGGATTAAATAATCAATCATCAAATCAATCGCAGCGACAAGATTTAATATTACTAAAGATGACTATTCTAGGTTGTAGCTGCTTGCTCCTATTCGGTTGGTTAGTGTTCACCGTTTCACAACTCCAATCTGTTGCCAAAATATCAGCACCACAACAGCCTAAACCCGGTGAACCTCAACAAAACCTAAACATACCAACTAAACCATCGGAACAGTCACCCGCTATTGTTAAAAAGCCACAGAAGCCTATTGTTATTGAGGAAGGGTCAGAGGCTTACTTTTGCCTTAAGAATAACGGCGGCTCCGGTTGTCTTGAAAGGGATAGATTTGCTCCTAATTATCAAATTGTTTCACCCCCAAAACCTGAAAAAACTTATGAGGATTATCTTGTTCAATATGGGGTTAGAGGTGGTGATTGTGGACGGTATTTGAACGGAAAACCTAACTGTATTTAAGGAATAAATCATGGCATACTTACCCTTTTTACGGGAGCGCTCACCGCAACGTCAAGCCTTTAGTCCGGTAAAATTTACCAGTGAAAAATTAGGGCTTCCCGATCCTAAATTTAAAATAGGAGATAGGATTAAACGCTCCTACTTTTGCGACGATCATCTTGACGTGGAAAATTATGGCAAAACCCGCACCTTCTACGGATTTATTCTCTGGATGATGCCAGATGCCAAACATCAACGATGGGAATATTTTCTGCTAGACGATAATGAGAAGCCTAAATTTTTCGATTGTGACTTGCCCTACCTCGATGATGAGATCGAGCTTGCCTAGCACTCCCCAAAAAATATCTGCAATCTCTACAAATTAACCATGAACACCTATCAAAACTTTATTGGCATTGACCCTGGACTATCGGGAGCGATCGCTAGTATCTCCCCCGCCGGAATCACCTTTATTGATTGTCCAACCATCAAGGTCAATGGCAAAACCAAGCCAAACCCTACCCTGATGGCTTCTGAGTTGAAGCAACTGGTAACATCCGATTCCATCATAATTATTGAGTCGGTTCATGCCATGCCGGGACAGGGTGTTAGCTCAATGTTTAGCTTTGGGATGGGTTACGGGGTATGGCTGGGAATTGTCGCGGCGCTCAATGTTCCTATTGAATTCGTCACCCCCCAATGCTGGAAAAAATACTATGGATTGTCTACGGATAAGGAATCATCGAGGGTGAAGGCTTTGCAATTATTCCCAAATGAAGCCAATAATCTTAAGCTTAAAAAACATCACGGTAGGGCTGAAGCTTTGCTGTTAGCTGAATATTTGAGGAGAAAGCTGTTAATTAGTGTGGCATAGTATTTGCATCAAAACTGGGGTAGAGCATAGCTCTACTTTCTCTCAGAGAAATCAATCTAAGAAAGTGTATTGTGCAAATCGTTTCCTGATGATATTATGTTCCCCCCCCCTGTTTTTTTTGTTGCCAACTTCTTTCAACTTAGCCTGGAAATAAGCCGTAG
The nucleotide sequence above comes from Planktothrix sp. FACHB-1365. Encoded proteins:
- a CDS encoding type IV secretory system conjugative DNA transfer family protein, with protein sequence MSNPILISSALWTATGFLGMVWGLSQPFPSPNKFYGFAAGAIASTIGTALSYPAMKRSERGIIRQDTADTIFDIGEAATIERYKQAVFPVPRMPDLNIHNHILGMMPGDEQETEDKPPIVAFDSILDRGVGICLFGDSGSGKSSAAKYLIGLASRGEPIKLIVCDPHYDGGGDWGSDTLIIDDYDMILKCLRASLDELDKRKKLRKEGVKSFPKLVFIWDEWPSVRVAAKRAKLDICEEAVIRLGSECRKYDMLSIFCSQSGNTKAMGLEGMGDFLQNFSLIRLGKISVKHAKNLPDQRVLNCLQSVGYPCLVDDDLSQHPTHGNYPEFRNGQPPLNLLPVRTVPITLDELIGDEIYVERQSGTPKQPPKTSPSNPSFDIRKLEKTPDNNTSPDDKFMEILAFCKANNGATVRDIQRSPVGSNLSSDAVKYAFEWLEKNGHGTVTIENGRGGTRVSFTPN